Proteins encoded together in one Microcebus murinus isolate Inina chromosome 18, M.murinus_Inina_mat1.0, whole genome shotgun sequence window:
- the WRAP53 gene encoding telomerase Cajal body protein 1 — protein sequence METLEAQLLAPDCLPSDQASAPARLSPHVSLMDKNADPELMPPPPDGDEPPRMSPVPVAGSAVSQELGEGDPATLSTPLETECGAPSELSPRIEEQELSENASLPAGETNGPELGSGEAMEGVSEEVAPEDEGDTTWNYSFFQLPRFLSGSWSEFSTQPENFLKGCKWAPDGSCILTNSADNILRIYNLPQELYSEEEQVEYAEMVPVLRMVEGDTIYDYCWYSLMSSTQPDTSYVASSSRENPIHIWDAFTGELRASFRSYNHLDELTAAHSLCFSPDGSQLFCGFNRTVRVFSTSRPGRDCEVRATFAKKQGQSGIISCIAFSPAQPLYACGSYGRSLGLYAWDDGSLLALLGGHQGGITHLCFHPDGNRFFSGARKDAELLCWDLRQPGHPLWSLSREVTTNQRIYFDLDPTGQFLVSGSTSGAVSVWDTSGAGDDGKLEPVLSFLPQKDCTNGVSLHPSLPLLATASGQRVFPEPTESGDEEEQELDLPLLSMRHVHLECRLQLWWCGGGPDASVTGDHQGEEGQGGAGGGGDGLI from the exons ATGGAGACGTTGGAGGCGCAACTCTTAGCTCCGGACTGCCTTCCTTCAGACCAGGCCTCGGCTCCAGCCCGTCTCTCTCCTCATGTTTCCCTGATGGATAAAAATGCCGACCCCGAACTGATGCCCCCGCCACCCGATGGGGATGAGCCACCCCGGATGTCCCCGGTTCCTGTGGCTGGCTCAGCTGTgtcccaggagctgggggaaggggaccCAGCTACTCTCTCCACACCCCTGGAAACAGAGTGTGGTGCTCCTAGTGAGTTGAGTCCTCGAATCGAGGAGCAAGAACTTTCTGAAAATGCAAGCCTTCCTGCAGGAGAAACGAACGGGCCAGAGTTGGGGTCTGGAGAAGCCATGGAAGGTGTGTCTGAGGAAGTCGCTCCAGAGGATGAGGGAGACAC CACTTGGAACTACAGCTTTTTCCAACTACCTCGATTTCTCAGTGGTTCCTGGTCAGAGTTCAGCACCCAACCTGAGAACTTCTTGAAAGGCTGTAAGTG GGCCCCGGATGGTTCCTGCATCTTGACTAATAGTGCTGATAACATCCTGCGGATCTATAACCTGCCCCAAGAGCTATACAGTGAAGAGGAGCAGGTAGAATATGCAGAAATG GTCCCTGTCCTTCGAATGGTGGAGGGTGATACCATCTATGATTACTGCTGGTATTCCCTGATGTCCTCAACACAGCCAGACACTTCCTA TGTGGCCAGCAGCAGCCGGGAGAACCCAATTCACATCTGGGATGCATTCACTGGAGAGCTCCGGGCCTCCTTTCGCTCCTACAACCACCTG GATGAGCTGACGGCAGCCCATTCGCTCTGCTTCTCCCCGGATGGCTCCCAGCTCTTTTGCGGCTTCAACCGGACTGTGCGTGTCTTTTCCACGTCCCGGCCCGGCCGAGACTGTGAGGTCCGAGCCACGTTTG cAAAAAAGCAGGGCCAGAGTGGCATCATCTCCTGCATAGccttcagcccagcccagcctctctaTGCCTGTGGCTCCTATGGCCGCTCCCTGGGTCTGTATGCCTGGGATGATGGCTCCCTTCTCGCCTTGCTGGGAGGGCACCAAGGGGGCATCACTCACCTCTGCTTTCATCCCGATGGCAACCGCTTCTTCTCTGGAGCCCGCAAG GATGCCGAGCTTCTGTGCTGGGATCTCCGGCAGCCTGGTCATCCACTGTGGTCCCTGAGTCGAGAGGTGACCACCAATCAGCGCATTTACTTCGATCTGGACCC gACTGGCCAGTTTCTAGTGAGTGGCAGCACTAGCGGGGCCGTCTCTGTGTGGGACACCAGCGGGGCTGGGGACGATGGGAAGCTGGAGCCAGTGCTGAGCTTTCTGCCCCAGAAGGACTGCACCAACGGAGTGAG CCTGCACCCTAGCCTGCCTCTGCTGGCCACCGCCTCCGGTCAGCGTGTGTTTCCAGAGCCCACAGAGAGTGGGGATGAAGAGGAGCAGGAGCTGGACCTTCCCCTGCTCTCCATGCGTCATGTCCACCTTGAATGTCGCCTTCAGCTGTGGTGGTGTGGGGGGGGCCCAGACGCCAGTGTCACTGGTGATCACCAGGGCGAGGAGGGACAAGGAGGGGCCGGGGGCGGTGGGGATGGGCTTATATAA
- the EFNB3 gene encoding ephrin-B3, whose amino-acid sequence MGAPRSGPGGVRVGALLLLGILGLVSGLSLEPVYWNSANKRFQAEGGYVLYPQIGDRLDLLCPRARPPGPHSSPNYEFYKLYLVGGAQGRRCEAPPAPNLLLTCDRPDLDLRFTIKFQEYSPNLWGHEFRSHHDYYIIATSDGTREGLESLQGGVCLTRGMKVLLRVGQSPRGGAAPRKPVSEMPMERDRGAAHSLEPGKENTPGDPTSNATSRGAEGPLPPPSMPAVAGAAGGLALLLLGVAGAGGAMCWRRRRAKPSESRHPGPGSFGRGGSLGLGGGGGMGPREAEPGELGIALRGGGAADPPFCPHYEKVSGDYGHPVYIVQDGPPQSPPNIYYKV is encoded by the exons ATGGGGGCCCCCCGTTCTGGGCCGGGGGGCGTGCGAGTCGgggccctgctgctgctggggaTTTTGGGGCTGGTGTCTGGGCTCAGCCTGGAGCCTGTCTACTGGAACTCGGCGAATAAGAG GTTCCAGGCAGAGGGTGGTTACGTGCTCTACCCTCAGATTGGGGACCGGCTAGACCTGCTCTGCCCCCGGGCCCGGCCTCCTGGCCCCCACTCCTCTCCCAATTATGAGTTCTACAAGTTGTACCTGGTAGGGGGTGCCCAGGGCCGGCGCTGTGAGGCACCCCCAGCCCCAAACCTCCTCCTCACTTGTGATCGGCCAGACCTGGACCTCCGCTTTACCATCAAGTTCCAGGAGTATAGCCCTAACCTCTGGGGCCACGAGTTCCGCTCGCACCATGATTACTACATAATTG CCACATCGGATGGGACCCGGGAAGGCCTGGAGAGCTTGCAGGGAGGTGTGTGCCTAACCAGAGGCATGAAGGTGCTTCTTCGAGTGGGCCAAA GTCCCCGAGGAGGGGCTGCTCCCCGAAAACCTGTGTCTGAAATGCCCATGGAGAGAGACCGGGGGGCAGCGCAcagcctggagcctgggaaggAGAACACACCAG GTGACCCCACCAGCAATGCAACCTCCCGGGGTGCTGAaggccccctgccccctcccagcaTGCCCGCAGtggctggggcagcaggggggCTGGCGCTGCTCTTGCTGggcgtggcaggggctgggggtgccaTGTGTTGGCGGAGACGGCGGGCCAAGCCTTCGGAGAGTCGCCACCCTGGTCCTGGCTCCTTCGGGAGGGGAGGGTCTCTGGGcctggggggtggaggtgggatgggacctcgggaggctgagcctggGGAGCTAGGGATAGCTCTGCGGGGTGGTGGGGCTGCAGACCCCCCCTTCTGTCCCCACTATGAGAAGGTGAGTGGTGACTATGGGCATCCTGTGTATATTGTGCAGGATGGGCCCCCCCAGAGCCCTCCAAACATCTACTACAAGGTATGA